In Vespa velutina chromosome 14, iVesVel2.1, whole genome shotgun sequence, one DNA window encodes the following:
- the LOC124954053 gene encoding uncharacterized protein LOC124954053 isoform X9, translated as MSVKTSTSYAQEDLDLINAEILNMRHSPLISEDRTPKSDSCGETCYSRPESSADSVNLLETSDLMDQQRCKLSAGRNSSIMKEGTLNGTEIKANNMAIQSGIVESEKKVQHVSKDVNPKTEVNGFKKANEKEFDKGNNVKSKTLNRDSLKFFPGAKLEAKDFNEKWYSAKVVETDWVEREVLIHFHKWSARFDEWIPMDSSRLRVLQTETNEQSWVQPSSETNMKEFSVGERILATWADGRKYPAKVNAVLGNDRYDVLFDDGYAKIVRSSKMTKIATPPETQAVKEDGYIGSKQERRDKKRKHTVMELFHTHSRKRSKNESDKTVKKEESVVRNNVESFPEPKIDLDGTLFGPCYDPGTDLLKGFNANVPKTKSLPKKAKKETHKSDTEQEEYVGPAWVDGEPQGIESYIVDGNDGPRRSIIVPDKRLPPGWQKHFTQRKAGTSAGKWDVLFIHKSSGKKFRSRNDIRTFMESQGQFDFDPEKFDFCIHRKKKNHGQKLKQDVPTPEIPKKIKTLLPKVKTPTSNETTLLMSINTTPVNTPVASAGTTGTSVNNGGMIYSAVFIGGLRVEMEDSAYKCPKQGCNKTFRKENLLQMHIKHYHPEYSKFLGSTPNVADLAYARTIGESIDDIIPKKSTPLLEKIHKFGKKKAQERSPVPTSQLRLNFVQPSSPSVSLPTFEEREDEVDQLEKVNELHKEDIKIETMSPISSHSIEIDEEVEKRKENSCAMSPGTLFDMKIREEKPEKVGIKTLLPVRPPVTPEIQRVDRSKSLDDSMHIERGKGQRKRQLSEYSSDVPSKGKRRHGMQDIVDDYGDLDDSAVDAEGPTALIYRYSRRKSDSKSDENSQNSQLNDSRLEKGDPFKGDSAKRDNSNDAEESEGVMMMINGEMVKVEQLRREEIINCTCGYMEEDGLMIQCDLCLCWQHGHCNAIEKEKDVPEKYVCYICRHPYRERPSKKYYHDQDWIKEGKLPSLSTRTKNQNAINKRTAILKRSYDLVAALLQMQQILHSLRVKINVAQKKDHPKLYLWAKNWEKLDVPKPDMEPVPIIEVMKIPIDSTDTSSETSRRTDIKIETKTSVKDDHDDKSIASDSELMKILEEDSSTSDESKVMCKKEDTINSNGGHILLDALTRNGSPDEKQKLKLENAIENINTNGSEDNRSISGLFGDNIHGETNVPEIGQELSTPLQPFIPEPEAPIDSAECRMRLLEHIEHFQSHIDSRLVSIEAQVCALEAMDPDEIIPSPDVQPRTKQTVQMLLRDLNTVRKLAALC; from the exons ATGTCAGTAAAGACCTCTACTTCTTATGCGCAAGAAGATCTGGATTTAATTAATGcggaaattttaaatatgagaCATTCTCCTTTAATATCCGAAGATAGAACTCCAAAGTCTGACAGTTGCGGCGAAACCTGTTATTCCAGACCAGAATCATCTGCCGATTCGGTTAATTTATTGGAGACGTCTGATTTAATGGACCAGCAGAGATGCAAGTTATCTGCGGGAAGGAATTCGAGTATTATGAAAGAAGGAACTCTTAATGGCACAGAAATAAAAGCAAACAATATGGCGATTCAGTCGGGTATAGTTGAATCTGAGAAAAAGGTGCAACATGTTTCCAAAGATGTAAACCCGAAAACAGAAGTAAATGGCTTTAAAAAAGcaaatgagaaagaatttgACAAGGGAAACAATGTGAAAAGCAAAACGTTAAATCGTGATAGTTTAAAATTCTTCCCTGGTGCCAAATTGGAAGCAAAGGACTTCAACGAAAAGTG GTATTCTGCTAAAGTAGTGGAAACAGATTGGGTAGAGAGAGAAGTATTGATACATTTTCATAAGTGGAGTGCAAGATTTGATGAGTGGATACCAATGGATAGTTCGAGACTACGTGTATTACAAACAGAGACaaa CGAGCAATCTTGGGTGCAGCCATCTTC GGAGACGAATATGAAAGAGTTCTCGGTCGGAGAAAGGATCTTAGCTACGTGGGCGGATGGCAGAAAATATCCCGCTAAAGTAAACGCCGTCTTAGGGAATG ACAGGTATGATGTGCTCTTTGATGATGGATATGCAAAGATTGTCAGATCCTCGAAGATGACTAAAATTGCCACTCCGCCCGAAACG CAAGCAGTTAAAGAAGACGGATACATAGGAAGTAAACAAGAGAGGAgggacaagaaaagaaagcataCAGTTATGGAGCTTTTCCATACTCATTCTAGGAAACGTTCCAAAAATGAAAGTGATAAAacagtaaagaaagaagaatccgTTGTTCGAAATAACGTAGAAAGTTTCCCAGAACCTAAGATTGATTTGGATGGTACCCTATTTGGGCCCTGCTATGATCCTGGTACTGATTTATTAAAAGGATTTAATGCAAATGTGCCTAAAACGAAATCATTGCCGAAAAAGGCCAAAAAAGAAACGCATAAATCTGACACGGAGCAAGAGGAATATGTTGGTCCAGCATGGGTTGATGGTGAACCGCAAGGAATTGAATCTTACATTGTAGATGGAAACGATg GGCCACGCCGTTCTATTATTGTACCTGATAAAAGATTACCACCGGGTTGGCAGAAGCACTTTACTCAAAGAAAAGCTGGCACGTCTGCGGGAAAATGggatgttttatttataca TAAATCGAGCGGAAAGAAATTTCGTTCAAGGAACGATATTAGGACATTTATGGAAAGCCAAGGACAGTTTGACTTTGATCCGGAGAAATTTGACTTTTGTATTCaccgtaagaaaaagaatcacgGACAAAAGTTAAAGCAAGATGTTCCTACGCCAGAGATAccaaagaagataaaaacatTGTTGCCTAAAGTAAAAACGCCAACTTCTAATGAAACTACATTACTAATGTCAATTAACACGACGCCCGTTAATACACCAGTTGCATCCGCAGGAACTACTGGAACTTCTGTTAATAACGGCG GAATGATTtatt caGCCGTTTTCATCGGCGGTCTTCGAGTGGAGATGGAAGATAGTGCTTATAAATGTCCTAAACAAGGATGTAATAAAACTTTTcggaaagaaaatcttttgcAAATGCACATAAAACATTATCATCCTgaatattcgaaatttttgGGATCCACACCAAATGTTGCAGATTTGGCATATGCAAGAACGATCGGGGAGTCTATTGACGACATTATTCCAAAGAAATCAACTCCTTTATtggaaaaaattcataaatttggGAAAAAGAAGGCTCAAGAAAGATCACCAGTGCCCACGTCGCAATTAAGATTAAATTTTGTACAGCCTTCTTCCCCATCCGTATCGTTACCAACGTTCGAGGAACGAGAAGATGAAGTTGACCAATTAGAGAAAGTAAATGAACTTCataaagaagatattaaaatagaaaccATGTCACCTATTTCAAGTCATAGTATAGAAATAGATGAGGaagttgaaaaaaggaaagaaaattcgtgTGCGATGTCACCAGGAACACTCTTTGAtatgaaaataagagaagagaaaccgGAGAAAGTTGgaattaaaacattattacCCGTCCGTCCACCTGTAACACCGGAAATACAAAGGGTGGATAGATCGAAATCTTTAGACGATTCTATGCATATTGAAAGGGGTAAAGGTCAGAGGAAACGTCAACTATCGGAATATAGTTCTGATGTACCGTCTAAAGGGAAAAGGCGACATg GTATGCAAGACATTGTAGACGATTATGGAGATCTAGATGACAGTGCTGTAGATGCAGAAGGCCCTACCGCtcttatatatagatacagtCGTAGGAAATCTGACTCCAAAAGCGACGAAAATAGTCAGAATA GTCAACTTAATGATTCTCGCCTTGAGAAAGGCGACCCCTTTAAAGGGGATTCtgcaaaaagagataatagtaatgatgCAGAAg aaagcGAAGGAGTTATGATGATGATCAATGGAGAAATGGTAAAAGTAGAGCAGCTCCGacgagaagaaataattaattgtacctGTGGCTATATGGAAGAAGATGGTTTAATGATACAATGTGACCTTTGTTTGTGTTGGCAACATGGTCACTGTAATgccattgaaaaagaaaaagacgttCCAGAAAAGTATGTTTGTTATATATGCCGACACCCTTATCGTGAACGGccttcgaaaaaatattatcacgaTCAAGATTGGATAAAGGAAGGCAAATTGCCAAG cttATCTACTCGAACGAAGAATCAAAAtgcaattaataaaagaactgCAATATTAAAGCGTTCGTACGATTTAGTTGCGGCCTTACTGCAAATGCAGCAAATTCTCCATAGTCTGAGGGTGAAAATTAATGTAGCTCA GAAAAAAGATCATCCGAAATTATATCTTTGGGCTAAAAATTGGGAAAAATTGGATGTACCCAAGCCTGATATGGAACCTGTTCCAATAATAGAAGTAATGAAAATCCCTATAGATTCTACCGACACAAGTTCTGAAACCTCTAGACGTACCGacataaaaatagaaacgaaaacgTCGGTAAAGGATGATCACGATGACAAATCTATAGCCTCTGATTcggaattaatgaaaattttagaaGAAGATAGCTCGACTTCAGACGAATCGAAAGTTATGTGTAAAAAAGAGGATACGATAAATTCAAACGGCGGTCATATATTATTAGACGCATTAACAAGAAATGGAAGTCCGGACGAAAAGCAGAAGTTAAAGCTTGAAAAtgcaatagaaaatataa ATACAAATGGTTCGGAAGATAACAGATCGATCTCTGGATTATTTGGGGATAATATTCATGGTGAAACTAATGTACCTGAAATTGGACAAGAATTGTCAACTCCATTACAACCATTTATACCAGAACCAGAGGCACCAATTGATTCGGCTGAATGTCGAATGAGATTACTGGAACATATCGAACATTTCCAGAGTCACATAGACTCGAGACTAGTATCTATAGAAGCTCAAGTTTGtg CTTTGGAAGCCATGGATCCTGACGAGATAATACCTAGTCCGGATGTGCAACCTCGTACGAAGCAAACAGTACAAATGTTGCTTAGAGATTTGAATACAGTTCGTAAATTGGCTGCTTTATGTTAA
- the LOC124954053 gene encoding uncharacterized protein LOC124954053 isoform X10, translated as MDQQRCKLSAGRNSSIMKEGTLNGTEIKANNMAIQSGIVESEKKVQHVSKDVNPKTEVNGFKKANEKEFDKGNNVKSKTLNRDSLKFFPGAKLEAKDFNEKWYSAKVVETDWVEREVLIHFHKWSARFDEWIPMDSSRLRVLQTETNEQSWVQPSSETNMKEFSVGERILATWADGRKYPAKVNAVLGNDRYDVLFDDGYAKIVRSSKMTKIATPPETQAVKEDGYIGSKQERRDKKRKHTVMELFHTHSRKRSKNESDKTVKKEESVVRNNVESFPEPKIDLDGTLFGPCYDPGTDLLKGFNANVPKTKSLPKKAKKETHKSDTEQEEYVGPAWVDGEPQGIESYIVDGNDGPRRSIIVPDKRLPPGWQKHFTQRKAGTSAGKWDVLFIHKSSGKKFRSRNDIRTFMESQGQFDFDPEKFDFCIHRKKKNHGQKLKQDVPTPEIPKKIKTLLPKVKTPTSNETTLLMSINTTPVNTPVASAGTTGTSVNNGGMIYSAVFIGGLRVEMEDSAYKCPKQGCNKTFRKENLLQMHIKHYHPEYSKFLGSTPNVADLAYARTIGESIDDIIPKKSTPLLEKIHKFGKKKAQERSPVPTSQLRLNFVQPSSPSVSLPTFEEREDEVDQLEKVNELHKEDIKIETMSPISSHSIEIDEEVEKRKENSCAMSPGTLFDMKIREEKPEKVGIKTLLPVRPPVTPEIQRVDRSKSLDDSMHIERGKGQRKRQLSEYSSDVPSKGKRRHGMQDIVDDYGDLDDSAVDAEGPTALIYRYSRRKSDSKSDENSQNSQLNDSRLEKGDPFKGDSAKRDNSNDAEESEGVMMMINGEMVKVEQLRREEIINCTCGYMEEDGLMIQCDLCLCWQHGHCNAIEKEKDVPEKYVCYICRHPYRERPSKKYYHDQDWIKEGKLPSLSTRTKNQNAINKRTAILKRSYDLVAALLQMQQILHSLRVKINVAQKKDHPKLYLWAKNWEKLDVPKPDMEPVPIIEVMKIPIDSTDTSSETSRRTDIKIETKTSVKDDHDDKSIASDSELMKILEEDSSTSDESKVMCKKEDTINSNGGHILLDALTRNGSPDEKQKLKLENAIENINTNGSEDNRSISGLFGDNIHGETNVPEIGQELSTPLQPFIPEPEAPIDSAECRMRLLEHIEHFQSHIDSRLVSIEAQVCALEAMDPDEIIPSPDVQPRTKQTVQMLLRDLNTVRKLAALC; from the exons ATGGACCAGCAGAGATGCAAGTTATCTGCGGGAAGGAATTCGAGTATTATGAAAGAAGGAACTCTTAATGGCACAGAAATAAAAGCAAACAATATGGCGATTCAGTCGGGTATAGTTGAATCTGAGAAAAAGGTGCAACATGTTTCCAAAGATGTAAACCCGAAAACAGAAGTAAATGGCTTTAAAAAAGcaaatgagaaagaatttgACAAGGGAAACAATGTGAAAAGCAAAACGTTAAATCGTGATAGTTTAAAATTCTTCCCTGGTGCCAAATTGGAAGCAAAGGACTTCAACGAAAAGTG GTATTCTGCTAAAGTAGTGGAAACAGATTGGGTAGAGAGAGAAGTATTGATACATTTTCATAAGTGGAGTGCAAGATTTGATGAGTGGATACCAATGGATAGTTCGAGACTACGTGTATTACAAACAGAGACaaa CGAGCAATCTTGGGTGCAGCCATCTTC GGAGACGAATATGAAAGAGTTCTCGGTCGGAGAAAGGATCTTAGCTACGTGGGCGGATGGCAGAAAATATCCCGCTAAAGTAAACGCCGTCTTAGGGAATG ACAGGTATGATGTGCTCTTTGATGATGGATATGCAAAGATTGTCAGATCCTCGAAGATGACTAAAATTGCCACTCCGCCCGAAACG CAAGCAGTTAAAGAAGACGGATACATAGGAAGTAAACAAGAGAGGAgggacaagaaaagaaagcataCAGTTATGGAGCTTTTCCATACTCATTCTAGGAAACGTTCCAAAAATGAAAGTGATAAAacagtaaagaaagaagaatccgTTGTTCGAAATAACGTAGAAAGTTTCCCAGAACCTAAGATTGATTTGGATGGTACCCTATTTGGGCCCTGCTATGATCCTGGTACTGATTTATTAAAAGGATTTAATGCAAATGTGCCTAAAACGAAATCATTGCCGAAAAAGGCCAAAAAAGAAACGCATAAATCTGACACGGAGCAAGAGGAATATGTTGGTCCAGCATGGGTTGATGGTGAACCGCAAGGAATTGAATCTTACATTGTAGATGGAAACGATg GGCCACGCCGTTCTATTATTGTACCTGATAAAAGATTACCACCGGGTTGGCAGAAGCACTTTACTCAAAGAAAAGCTGGCACGTCTGCGGGAAAATGggatgttttatttataca TAAATCGAGCGGAAAGAAATTTCGTTCAAGGAACGATATTAGGACATTTATGGAAAGCCAAGGACAGTTTGACTTTGATCCGGAGAAATTTGACTTTTGTATTCaccgtaagaaaaagaatcacgGACAAAAGTTAAAGCAAGATGTTCCTACGCCAGAGATAccaaagaagataaaaacatTGTTGCCTAAAGTAAAAACGCCAACTTCTAATGAAACTACATTACTAATGTCAATTAACACGACGCCCGTTAATACACCAGTTGCATCCGCAGGAACTACTGGAACTTCTGTTAATAACGGCG GAATGATTtatt caGCCGTTTTCATCGGCGGTCTTCGAGTGGAGATGGAAGATAGTGCTTATAAATGTCCTAAACAAGGATGTAATAAAACTTTTcggaaagaaaatcttttgcAAATGCACATAAAACATTATCATCCTgaatattcgaaatttttgGGATCCACACCAAATGTTGCAGATTTGGCATATGCAAGAACGATCGGGGAGTCTATTGACGACATTATTCCAAAGAAATCAACTCCTTTATtggaaaaaattcataaatttggGAAAAAGAAGGCTCAAGAAAGATCACCAGTGCCCACGTCGCAATTAAGATTAAATTTTGTACAGCCTTCTTCCCCATCCGTATCGTTACCAACGTTCGAGGAACGAGAAGATGAAGTTGACCAATTAGAGAAAGTAAATGAACTTCataaagaagatattaaaatagaaaccATGTCACCTATTTCAAGTCATAGTATAGAAATAGATGAGGaagttgaaaaaaggaaagaaaattcgtgTGCGATGTCACCAGGAACACTCTTTGAtatgaaaataagagaagagaaaccgGAGAAAGTTGgaattaaaacattattacCCGTCCGTCCACCTGTAACACCGGAAATACAAAGGGTGGATAGATCGAAATCTTTAGACGATTCTATGCATATTGAAAGGGGTAAAGGTCAGAGGAAACGTCAACTATCGGAATATAGTTCTGATGTACCGTCTAAAGGGAAAAGGCGACATg GTATGCAAGACATTGTAGACGATTATGGAGATCTAGATGACAGTGCTGTAGATGCAGAAGGCCCTACCGCtcttatatatagatacagtCGTAGGAAATCTGACTCCAAAAGCGACGAAAATAGTCAGAATA GTCAACTTAATGATTCTCGCCTTGAGAAAGGCGACCCCTTTAAAGGGGATTCtgcaaaaagagataatagtaatgatgCAGAAg aaagcGAAGGAGTTATGATGATGATCAATGGAGAAATGGTAAAAGTAGAGCAGCTCCGacgagaagaaataattaattgtacctGTGGCTATATGGAAGAAGATGGTTTAATGATACAATGTGACCTTTGTTTGTGTTGGCAACATGGTCACTGTAATgccattgaaaaagaaaaagacgttCCAGAAAAGTATGTTTGTTATATATGCCGACACCCTTATCGTGAACGGccttcgaaaaaatattatcacgaTCAAGATTGGATAAAGGAAGGCAAATTGCCAAG cttATCTACTCGAACGAAGAATCAAAAtgcaattaataaaagaactgCAATATTAAAGCGTTCGTACGATTTAGTTGCGGCCTTACTGCAAATGCAGCAAATTCTCCATAGTCTGAGGGTGAAAATTAATGTAGCTCA GAAAAAAGATCATCCGAAATTATATCTTTGGGCTAAAAATTGGGAAAAATTGGATGTACCCAAGCCTGATATGGAACCTGTTCCAATAATAGAAGTAATGAAAATCCCTATAGATTCTACCGACACAAGTTCTGAAACCTCTAGACGTACCGacataaaaatagaaacgaaaacgTCGGTAAAGGATGATCACGATGACAAATCTATAGCCTCTGATTcggaattaatgaaaattttagaaGAAGATAGCTCGACTTCAGACGAATCGAAAGTTATGTGTAAAAAAGAGGATACGATAAATTCAAACGGCGGTCATATATTATTAGACGCATTAACAAGAAATGGAAGTCCGGACGAAAAGCAGAAGTTAAAGCTTGAAAAtgcaatagaaaatataa ATACAAATGGTTCGGAAGATAACAGATCGATCTCTGGATTATTTGGGGATAATATTCATGGTGAAACTAATGTACCTGAAATTGGACAAGAATTGTCAACTCCATTACAACCATTTATACCAGAACCAGAGGCACCAATTGATTCGGCTGAATGTCGAATGAGATTACTGGAACATATCGAACATTTCCAGAGTCACATAGACTCGAGACTAGTATCTATAGAAGCTCAAGTTTGtg CTTTGGAAGCCATGGATCCTGACGAGATAATACCTAGTCCGGATGTGCAACCTCGTACGAAGCAAACAGTACAAATGTTGCTTAGAGATTTGAATACAGTTCGTAAATTGGCTGCTTTATGTTAA